ccctatagtcacactccctttttgaacaatttggcatagccagaaattaaactcgggtgatgtgcttcattgggcaactcagtgaccactcaggcaagcctgcgtgattatttcatatatatatatatatatatatatatatatatatagtgttaggatcaggagggaagtaaccaatcggggggaagcggggtgaagcaaaaacttttttttttcattttttgaataaACTTTGttaacgaacattatagatgagatgaaaatatcaaAATTTAAtatagacactttgtgataaatgtttttattttggcggaaaaacgctcgaagaagtcatatataacaattatcgtatttttcgagcgtatgttgaggttttagctattggggtttagatgggtttagatattagggtttatagggtttagatattagggtttagaaatttagggtttagggtttagatttagggtttagatttaggatttagattgagtttttaacacgaatggtttagagtttagggttttgggtttggtgttttgggtttattccataaacccaaaacaccaaaccctaaaccctaaactctaaatcggactaaattttacttcacaaaacatgaagaaaaaaaaaacgttcatattcttcacgaacaatattatcttgaatgttatttttgtcgatcgttttcccgcctaaataataacattcatcacgaagtgtcttttctaaatgttcatattttcgtgtgatcttgatgccggaaaaaaaaattccaaaaaaacgaaaaaaaaaattttgcttccccccgcttcccccgattggttacttccccattgatcctgcccatatatatatatatatatatatatatatatatatatatatatatatatatcacacattGAATAAATTTTTAATATCAAAATAGATATTTTATTCTTAATGCATTTATGGTACCCTATTAATTACAAAGTAAGTAAATGTACAATTGAAAAGTTTAAAATTTAACAATACTTCTTTGATTTCTATACATGTTTTAAAATAATCTATTACTGTTATGTAATTACTATGGTTAAAATTTACTATCTTCGTTTTAAAATAATTTTCTATCTtcctatttttatttaaaatgtttTTATTCGTTCAAAGAATTATTTTTacttacaataacaataaaatattaCTAGAGTAAATCAGAAAATTTACTAAtatagtaatatatcttaaatCTTATAACAAGTTAAATGATAATTCTCGATGACAGGGAGTATTTAAGGTTAAACTTTATATTAGTGATGATTTTACTTTTTCAGCTAAAATCATTAAACTTTATAAACATTTCATGAAACGGTCTTCAACACTATCCTTATATTTTCCttgtattaatttaatatttaatacttatgaCATACGGAGTAATTTTTATAACCGGCCACTATCTTAAAATAGAATACAGATATAACTTATCCATTTAATGACATTTTCACATTTGTCAAAACTCATAACTAAATAATTTAATTCTTATTCATCGTTTTCATATGTggcttaatttttttatttattttgaaaaaaaaaagatcAAGTACTCACCGAAAGAGGGATACCAAGAACAGCAAAAAGAGTCAAAGCACCACCTTTAACCCCAATCGATGGTTTCAACGGCATTTCGACACCGTTCACCGTCTCAAATCGTCGTGAATTCTCAGCCATTTTCGTCACTAAAACAGTCATCGCTAAACAAACCGCTAGTAACATATTAACACCGCCCCATAACCGTTTCACGCCACCACAACCACGCGCCAATTGCTCGATTCCTAACGACGTTAAACCCGACACAACCGAATTCAACAGCAACCCGATCGCACCGACCCGCACTCCGACACCGAACAACGTCCCCTTATCAGGATCACCACTGTAAACTTCTCTCCCCATCCAGTCAGTATCGAATAGCAGAAATGGAAACCATGCAATCCAATTTAGACACGTGACTAATAACAATATCCACATTGGTCTTGATAGTAATTTTAATGCCCCTACCATTTCACTAAAGAAAACCAAGGACTTCGTCTTCGTTTTGTTATCGTTATCGTTTTCGTACACGTCCTCATTGACTGTAGTCAGGGCGAGGATCGTGATAGCGACTAAGAGAGCGATAGAGATGAAAAAACATGTTTTGAGATTCGCGCAATAGACATCGCATGCTTCGGTTTTGGTAAACGGGAGCATTTTGTAAAGGTTTTGGTAGGACCCGGCCGCGTAACCTAAAACGTTACCGACGGCCATAAAGAAAGAGTACATAGAGTTTCCGGTTCGGATTCTGGCAGAATCCGAACCGGATAAGTCCGCCAGTAATGCGCGACAGGGTCCTTGTAACATGTTGTTTGCAACATCAAGTACCCAAAACCCGATAACGAACACCGTTATTGCTCGGAGTTTTGGGGTGTGTGTGGCTTTGTCACCGGACGCGACGCCAATGTCGGCCGCATACCCGATGAGAAAAACCGCGATAGCGACGAAGACGGCACCGCCGAAAATAAAAGGTCGGCGACGACCAAAACGAGAGGTGCAACGGTCGCTATAGTACCCGACAACAGGTTGTACGATCATACCCGAAATGGGCCCACATAGCCAAACCCATGATGACCAAGCGTGTGGTATGCCAAGAAGTTGAACATAGGGGGTTAACAATGAGAGCTGTAGGGCCCAACCGAACTGCACACCGGCTGCTATGGCAGCCACCATAATGAGTTGCCATATTGGCCGTTGCAATTTGTTTAGTGATGAATGAGACTCAAGTTGTAACGGTGAAGGAGGAAGCTTTGCATTACCACCAccttccatttttttttatttttttttgtataatgttaagtttttggttgttgttgatgttgttataTAGTGTATCTGAAAGTAACAATAGGAGCTAGTTATGGATAAAATAGGAGTAAATGGATAAAATAGGAGTTAATGCATTCACATAATTATAAGCATTGATGGTTTGACTCTATTAACATTTAAGTGAGGTGGGTGTTTATATAGGTTTTGGAATTTTGTAAGTAAAAAGTTGGGTGGGTTGTTAATTTGTatgatatttttttatatttttttaaaatagagAAGTTGGGAGTTCAAGTGAAATTGATAAGTTATCTGAATTAGGATAATGCGACATTCGACCTTAGAGTTGGTTGGATTGTATTATTGATGTCGATTTATAACTATTGATGCCCCGTGACTAGAGTAGACAAATGTTAcgaatagtatttttttttttttttgaaaggcaaacaaaAGATTCTATTAATGAAGGTAGCGCCCAAAGGCGAAAAAACTATCAAGTTCTCACAATACAATAAGGTGCCAATATGGCAACAAAGAAATATATACTAGAACGATTCACAACGAGATCATAACTCACAAAACACGACTATGTAAATAAAGTACAAGGATTATGTAGCCAAATGTTTCAATCGAAATGTTTGTCTTTGCATCTTCTCGACACCCACtcgaaactcttaacttgtatTTCTCAAACCGCAACCGGAACACTCTAATCTTTCTTATTGAAGTACAAGGATTATGTAGCCAAATGTTCCAATCGAAATGTTACGAATAGTATtgattcatctttttttttttttccttctttataataatacaataatttatAATGTATAAATTATGAAATGAAATATGAAATAGATGCATTTGAAATGATTTTAACATAAGTTATGGCCTTATGGGTATACCATACATGGTTCTGATTAATATTGCAATTGCAATTGCAATTACTAATTAAAACTTTGGAAAAGAAAATTGAGTGGTCAATAGTCAATAAAGACTATAGTTGCTGAAATGTAATTAATacaacatattttatttttaatattcgAAATAAGATCTTTTAAGGATAACATACTGTTTGATCAAACAAATAAGTTTGAGCGCattaatattatatgatttaatatatgtaatataactaAAAAAGGATATAACATAATATAACGAGAATATTGAATTGAATTTCTATAATAAAATATAAGCCAAATTACTTAAAAGATAAGAAGATAAAAGTCATATTTTATCGTAAATTATCCGAAATTTTACCTTCTATGAAAGAGTCAATGTGCTCATTCATAAAATGGTTTCctcgcttaaaaaaaaaaaaaaaaaaaaaaaaaaaaagtcatatTTTACAAAGAAAATATCGTTTTTTCTTTAAACATAAAAGACTCTGATTTCCGTTTGATGTCTAAAAGGATCATTTATTTGAAATGATTCCAATTGAGGTACAAAATAACATGTTCAACCCTTTAAAACGTATATGACCCACATTCACTAAAAAAGAAGAACAGATTTTGGAACAGTCTTATTAATACGAGTAATACACTACATAGATATGATATGGCTGTTTGGTGGAGATTTTAATGAGGCTAGAAATATACACGAAAGATTTAATTGCGTTTTCAACATTTTATTGGCCGATAACTTTAACGATTTTATCAACAAATCACGTCTAATCGACATACCCATCAGGGGAAAGAAATTCACGAGAATCAGTGATGACGGTCTTAAACTTAACAAGTTAGATCGCTTTTCCGTTTCGGAGGAATGGTTGTAACTCTGGTCAAACATATCGGCTAATACATTGGACGAAAAATTATCAAATCACTAACCAATGATCCTCAAAGACGCTTGTATCGACTTTGGTCTCAAACCCACACGAGTCTTTAATACTTGTCTGGATTTAAATTAGGCAAATTCGATAATTGAAACAACTTGGAAATACATGTTGTTGGAAATAGACCAGACAGTATACTTTGTAACATACTCAAAAATGTCAAAGTGGCTCTAAAAGATAACAACAGGTCCCCGAATAACTTAGACGAGCAAATAACGACCTATTTAACTGTTGCGGCCCAATGGGAAAATTAGGCAGAAAGTCGTGTATTGTGCGAATCTGAAATAAAGATGTGTCTGGATGAAAAAAAGGAATTGGATTGAAAAGGAAAAAATCAAAACCAAGATGGTGAAGCAAAAAAGCAAGAGTAAAGTTGACATTGAAAGGCATGAGAACTCGAAATATTTTCATAGTTACATCAAACGAAgggcaaataaaaaaaaatattcatgGAATTCTAATCAATAGCAAATGAATAGAGGAACCAAATGTTATCAAGGATGAAGTTTGGCAATTTTAAACAATATCTTCAAATCCAACACATCACATAATTCATTTTCATTGGATTCGGAACCGCACCTTGAATATATTTTTGAGACAGATAACACCATACTAGAAGCTAATTTTGAAGAAAAAGATATCTGAAAGGCCATACAAAGTTCTGATAGTTCCAAGACTCCCAGACATGACAAATGCAACATGAAATTCTTCAAGAAATACTAGTGGCTCCTTAGAGACGATTTAGTAAACGTATTGGATTAGTTTTAGAATAAAATAGAAATATCTCGTGGTTGTAACGCTTCTTTCATCACACTAATTCCTAAGAAGCCATATCCATATCGGTTTTAATGAATATCGACAGTTTTGTCTCATtgggtgtgacgccccgtacaaaaccatcgtgtacggttcattaacaacatgatcattacaaggtcaaacactacatgctgtttgaaaaccagttttgcattcataaaaagatagcgttttactaAAGATAacatgcttcctatgaatagaagcgttaacataagtacgtgacccaaaggtcgttacaaagccattgaaaataacataagttacgaatgcaaaataaaatttTCATGATTGAGacgtctctaagtaatgcagcggaaatctaatacagcaggtccataacagcaagtctataacaccaagacagcaagtctaacagcggaagcaatatcgtctaagcacctgagaaatacacgcttaaaagtcaacacgaatgttggtgagctatagtttgtaatcagtaaagtaatgtagaccacgagatttcagtgcttcaatcagcagtttaaatcagtatgaaaagtatatgcttaaccgtgggcacccggtaactaaacttaacgtatgtatatcaccccctaaaagtgcacttgacgagtgcgtttgtcctcgaagtattaaacacccgttgtctgctagcgcgactagcccgagtggggttgtcaaaccctatggatccatatctaaaattcgcgttcacggttaggaaaccaatgattaaacgttaccgagctaaggagaatctttgtgccattttgtaacccacacatatataaagtttaagtactcgtgtctagtatgtaaaacgtaaaaagcacatgtattctcagtcccaaaaatagctaaagtaaaaagtaataagggatgctataactcacagtgaataagcagaaaaagtcgatatgaaacgtatgcaggtagtaagtcggtccgaaaggtcgttaacctaagtcaaaggtcactaggtcagtatgttgtccccaaaagtttaaaagtgaataaattaagtttaagtgtcatcatcatcattcatcaaagctaaggtaagtttaacaagaatagagattgaaacaaaaggatgatttggacagctgttacgacctctatacaaatcaaaaagacgagtagtcagtggccaaggctccgtatgtgagtcctctaaccgctgaccaattttcagaacctaactcgtcttcgtttgaccgtggagacggtttaagtgcgagtaggtcagaaatttcagcacaacgttacaaaggcgtagtgactttcggaaggctataaatcctaaaccgtatatcggatttaggcgaggcctaaacgaaaagttatctactcgaaacaaactatctgaaaataaattttacagaagtccagaagtctgatcagaccccgaaaaacattaaacaagtgctccggtgggattcttggtgcttgatgctcatcacggttctcatccttgatgcttgtagcttcaagtgtacgactcattgatgtgttagcatcactttgaccaaggttcaaacatcaacacacaactaagagtataatctatcattctacaagttttgaacatcaagattgcctctttattgcataaatccaataaagcttcaacctttgtcctttttacacaagtttatgcatctccatcatatgtgatgatgaagacttgatctttatcattaaaacaaacacaaaaaggttccaagtaagtgagatctacaataataacttagatctcaagtattaagaaaaccctaagctagaaagcttggatctttacaagattaatgagaccataagctagaaagctaagatctttaacaaaataatgaaagtaatgagaccataagctaaaaaggtaagatctttaacataataatgaaaccctaagctagaaagcttggatctttagtgttcttgaagatcttgaagcataaagcttggatctttaagatacatgaaaatcataaacacaagttttgatctttataacaaaacaaagaaatcacaagctagatctaacaagtaaatgaagattcaaagctagaaaacttgaatctttcatgttcttgaaggattcaaacccaagtttgaatctacaagacataacaagatcaaaaagctaaaaagctaggtccttacatgatgatgatgatgtcgacatttagaagagaagaagaagaagaagaagaagaagaagaagaagaagaagaagaagaagaagaagaagaagaagaagaaaatttaaaacttacactttttagagtgggaaagactagagagaattagatagtactcttggttccatacagatagtgtctccacagtttaagTACAAAGACCACGGCTCTaagctcaagatcgtgagtagtgtagtttcgctcgtgaatcttcagttgttgagaggcgtaagcaataaccttcttccgttgcatcaatacacacccaaaaccttgtcgggaggtatcgcaatacacaacgaagtcatcattgccttcaggaagggacataataggtgcggtggttaacttctgcttcagggtttggaatgccgactcttgctcggtctcccaaacgaacttcttccccttatgagttaatgcagtcaaaggacgcgcaatcagagagaaaccttcaatgaaccttcggtaataaccgacgaggcctaagaattggcggatatgagtcggagtagtaggggtttcccacttgctgatagcttcgatctttgcgggatcgactttgataccctgatcgcttacgatatgaccgagaaattgaacttccttcaaccaaaattcgcacttagagaatttggcataaagttgctcttgcctcaagagttctagcacgagtcgaagatgttgctcatgttctgtttcacttttcggaatagatgaggatatcatctatgaagatgataacgaacttttccagatatggcttgcatacacgattcatgagatccatgaatacggcaggtgcgttggttaaacctaatggcatcacaagaaattcataatgaccataacgggttctgaacgcagtcttcatcacatcactcttcttcaccctcaattggtgataacctgatcgcaaatcgatcttggagtaaacactggatccttgcagctggtcGAAGAGATCGTCAAtcttgggaaggggataccgattcttgatcgtcaacttgttcagctcacgataatcgatacacatgcgaaaatatacgtccttcttcttcacgaacaaaacaggtgtgccccaaggcgatgaactcggttggataaacccacggtctagcagttcctgcagttgactctgcaactcttaaagttcggaaggtgcaagtcgataaggtgcgcgagctactggtgcagctcctgacactagatcaatctgaaactccactgatctcggcgacggtaatcccggtaattcttctagAAAGACGTcgagaaattcgttcacaatttgtacatcatccatgctcttctcttcaacttataacttcttcacatgtgccagaatagcaaaacgccccttcttcataaccttttgtgctttcaagcaactaataagattcaacttcgggctacatctctctccgtaaacaataAGTGGCTCTTCAGTATCGCGTGGTATAcggagaatcttctcaccacagataactttggctcttactttggacaaccagtccataccgactatcacatcaaagcttcctaatttgatgggtattagatcaatctcaaaatccactccgGCTAGGTTTATAATACCtcatcggccaatttggtcaactttctcatgttttccattggctacctcaacaagcatactctcctccaaaggaactaacgaacaatctatcttagagcaaaaatgtctacatacataacttctatcggcaccagtatcaaacagaacagaagctaatagtttattgatagtgaatgtacctgtaaccaagtcaggattctcgcgggcatctcttgcgttcatgttgaaggctcttccacgtgcTGTCCCGCCTTGGTCCATTtgtgtttgtcctcacagctggggtggtgctcttacaatctctgccgatgtgtccaatccttttgcacttctcacacactacgttgcattatccagtatgatgcttgtagcatctcttacactgaggaagggtacctttgtagttagggattgagctaggattcgggttcgggttcctccagtcgttgttccctttgaaattctcatacctcttagctaggttttggtcaaaaccttttcccttattttagtcccacttacgtttcccattactagtttctgattctgatttcgccttctctggctcttggcgggtaatttgattcatcagggtgtacgccatgcgcata
This genomic window from Rutidosis leptorrhynchoides isolate AG116_Rl617_1_P2 chromosome 2, CSIRO_AGI_Rlap_v1, whole genome shotgun sequence contains:
- the LOC139889094 gene encoding sucrose transport protein-like; protein product: MEGGGNAKLPPSPLQLESHSSLNKLQRPIWQLIMVAAIAAGVQFGWALQLSLLTPYVQLLGIPHAWSSWVWLCGPISGMIVQPVVGYYSDRCTSRFGRRRPFIFGGAVFVAIAVFLIGYAADIGVASGDKATHTPKLRAITVFVIGFWVLDVANNMLQGPCRALLADLSGSDSARIRTGNSMYSFFMAVGNVLGYAAGSYQNLYKMLPFTKTEACDVYCANLKTCFFISIALLVAITILALTTVNEDVYENDNDNKTKTKSLVFFSEMVGALKLLSRPMWILLLVTCLNWIAWFPFLLFDTDWMGREVYSGDPDKGTLFGVGVRVGAIGLLLNSVVSGLTSLGIEQLARGCGGVKRLWGGVNMLLAVCLAMTVLVTKMAENSRRFETVNGVEMPLKPSIGVKGGALTLFAVLGIPLSVTFSIPCALASIFSNDSGIGQGLSLGVLNLAIVIPQMFVSFLAGPWDRLFGGGNLPAFIVGAISAFISGILAFTMLPSPPPDVVLAKVSGAGMH